CGCCGCCGCGCTCGCGGACCCGGACAAGGTCTCCTTTCTCCCCCTGACCTCGCGGGCCCGGTTCACGGCGCTTTTAAGCAAGGAGGTCGATCTTCTGGCCCGGAACACCACCTGGACCATCGGCCGATCCGCAGCGTTCGGGGTCTTTTTCGTGGGGCCGATCTTTTTCACCAGCCAGGCCTTCATGGTGCGCGCTTCGGACGCAGCCGCAGGCCTCGCCGCCCTCAACGGCGCCAGGGTGGCGGTCATTCGAGGAGCCACTCACGAGAAAAACCTCGAGGACGTAGCGGAAAAAACCGGTTTGACCTTCGAGGCGGTCCCCTTCGATTCCTGGGAACAGGCCCTGACCGCCCTGGGCAGCGGCGACTGCCGCGGCGCGACCGGCGACCGGATCACGCTCATGGTCGGCAGGCTGCGCGGCCCGGGCCGCCCCGACGACTACGTCATCCTGCCTGAGTACTATTCCAAAGAACCCATCTCGCCGGTGGTCCGTTTCGACGATCCGCAATGGGCCACCCTGGCCCAGGCCGTTCGGGCCATGCTCCTGGCCGCCGAGGAATACGGCCTGACCCAGGCCGCAGCTTCCCGGCCCGAGGCGCAAAGCCTCGACGCCCGGCTGCTCCTTGGACGCGCCGACGCCTTGTCGAAACAGCTTGGCGTGGCCCCGGGGTGGGCGGCCCGGGTCGTTTCGGCCGTCGGCAACTACGGGGAGGTCTTCGAGCGAAACCTCGGCGCGGGAAGCCCCTTCGGACTCCCCCGGGGCTTCAACCGGCAGTGGAAGGACGGCGGCCTCATGTGGGCCCAGCCTTTCTGAATGCAAGTCAACTGGCGCACGCCGCCACAAGGGACGGGCCATGCCGGAGTATCACATCTACGCCATCTGCGGGGTGTTCGGGGCGGTCATCCTGTGCATCGCGTTCAACCTCATGGACATGACCCTGGCCGCGCTCATCGGGCTGTGCCTGCTGACCCTGGCCGGGACCATCGCCAACACGGACGTGTTAAACGCCGTATTAGCCTCGGAGGGGGCCCTGTCTCTGCTCTTCGGCGGCATGGTGGTGGCCCGGGTTCTGGCGCCCACAGGCATCTTCGAGCATGTGGGCACGCGGTTCCTGATCCAGACCCGGGGCAGCGGCAAACGGTTCCTGCTTCTGCTCACCGGGCTGGTGGCCGTGGTCTGCGCCATCCTGCCCAACGCCACGGCGGTGATCCTTATCGCTCCCATTCTCATCCGGGTCTGCGAGGAACTCGACGTGGATTTCGTGGGGCCCATGATCCTGACGGCCATGCTCAGCAACGCCGCCGGGC
Above is a genomic segment from Desulfolutivibrio sulfodismutans DSM 3696 containing:
- a CDS encoding transporter substrate-binding domain-containing protein; translated protein: MRYIVALFLVFFTSCPVFAGATLDRVNRLGVVRCGVADWLPGFALQDENGVWSGMDVDFCRAMAAAALADPDKVSFLPLTSRARFTALLSKEVDLLARNTTWTIGRSAAFGVFFVGPIFFTSQAFMVRASDAAAGLAALNGARVAVIRGATHEKNLEDVAEKTGLTFEAVPFDSWEQALTALGSGDCRGATGDRITLMVGRLRGPGRPDDYVILPEYYSKEPISPVVRFDDPQWATLAQAVRAMLLAAEEYGLTQAAASRPEAQSLDARLLLGRADALSKQLGVAPGWAARVVSAVGNYGEVFERNLGAGSPFGLPRGFNRQWKDGGLMWAQPF